AGGTCTTCGACATTTGCGTATGTGACCGGTACATCTCCCGGCTGCATGGGAAGCATATTTTTACGCGTCTTTCCCCCAAGATTTGCTTCTATCAATTCTATGAATCTCATCAGTTTCACGGGATTATTATTACCGATGTTGTATAGTTTATAAGGAGCATAACTTGATCCTGGGTCTGGATTTTTTCTATCCCAATTAGGATTTGATTTAGGAATCTTATCAATTACATGTACAACGCCCTCTACTATATCGTCGATATAGGTAAAGTCTCGTTTCATTTTGCCGAAATTGAACACATCAATGGTTTGCCTCTCTATGATGGCCTTCGTAAAAGAGAAGTAGGCCATATCGGGGCGGCCCCATGGACCGTACACCGTAAAAAATCTGAGACCGGTACAGGGTAGACCATACAGGTGCGCATAGGTATGCGCCATCAGTTCATTAGCCTTTTTTGAAGCAGCATATAGTGATACAGGGTGGTCAACATTATCGCTCACCGAGAATGGGACCTTGGCATTTATACCATAAATTGAGCTTGATGAAGCAAAAACAAGATGCTTGACCTTGCCGTGTCTACAACCTTCGAGTACATTGGTAAATCCTACAATATTGCTATCGATGTAGGAAAAAGGATGTGTCAGGGAATAACGTACACCCGGTTGGGCGGCAAGATGAATGACGTAATCAAATTTTCCAAGGTTGTCAAGCTTGCTGCGTTTGCATGGTATACTGGATTTATTACTATCATTTTGAGTCTGGTAGCTGAAGAGTTGCTCCATTTTTTTACGGTTAGCAATATTGATTTTGCAAAAGGTAAAGTTTGGAGACTTGAGAAGAATTGCAAGGCGGTCTTTCTTCAGTCTTGGGTCATAGTATTTGTTTAGATTATCAATACCAACTATAGTGTACCCATCCTCAAGAAGACGTTTGGAGAGATGAAAACCGATAAATCCAGCAGCACCGGTTACTAAGATTCTATTATTCTTGTTCATAGAGTTTATCCGGTTTTTCTGGTGTATCCTGTCTTTCTCCATGTGCTCTGCGTGCTCTGCGAGAGACAAGGCATTTAAGGCTTTTTTCATTCTCTCGCCCACTCCCTGCGGTCGTTCGAGACGCAGAGGGCGCAGAGGGAAGATTTCCTTTTGCCGATATGGGAGAAAGATTCATACCGGCAAATTCTCACACCCTTGCGGGTAAAATTTACTTCTGCCCTGACAAGGGCATGAAGTGTGGACAAAATTGAGCTTTCTCATAATTTTGGACACAGGCATATTGTTGTCTTTCTCTGCGAGAGATAAGGCAGGTGAACTCTGGTTTATTTTGTTTCTCCTGTTGAGACATACCAGTCAATTGTCTTGCGGAGACCCTCGATAAATGGCGTCTTGGCTTGAAAACCAAACTCCTCCATGGCCCTGTTGGTATCGAGCATACGGCGGGGCTGGCCGTCCGGTTTAGATGTGTTCCACACAATAGACCCCTTAAAACCGATCAAATCAATGATCACGTTCACGAGATCCTTGATGGATATCTCAAATCCGGCGCCGATGTTGACGGGATCGGGTTTATCGTAATTCTCTGTGGCCAATGCTATTGCTTGAGCGGCGTCCTTGACATAGAAAAATTCGCGGGTGGCGGAACCTGTGCCCCAGATTTCCACGGAGGGCGTAGGCGAGAGGCCGGAGGGAGAAGGCGAGAGGTTGGAGGCAGAAGGCTGGAGGCCGGAGGAATAGGAAATACCAAAATGCTTTAAAACTGCCAAAATTTCGTCTACCGGGGAATCGGGTTTTACCTCAAACCTCTTGCCTCCAACCTCTAACTCACCATCATTATTTCGGAGGAAGTCATCGATAATGCCTGTGAAATCGCCACGGGAGAGAAGATTGGCAAGGTGGAATTTGCGGATAAGAGCCGGGATCACGTGAGATGATTTAAAGCTGAAATTATCACCAGGACCATACAGGTTGACCGGGAGGAGAAAGATGGAATTAAAATCATATTGTTGACGATATGCCTGGGATTGAACAAGCATCATCTTTTTTGCGAGGCCATATGGGGCATTGGTTTCTTCTGGATAGCCGTTCCAGATATCGTCTTCCTTAAAAGGAACAGGGGTAAACTTCGGATAGGCACAGATGGTACCGAGGGCAACAAACTTTTCAATGTTACGAAGGTATCCTTCATGCATAAGCTGGATGCCCATCATGGCGTTTTCATAAAAGAGCGAGGCTGGGTTTTGCTGATTGAACCCGATACCGCCAACCTTGGCGGCAAGGTGAATGACAATGTCGGGTTTTTGCTCTTCGTACATACGGCGGATGTCAGAGAGATTGACGAGGTTGTATTCGGGAAGGTCTGCGATGGAAAGATGCCGGCAGCGGCGGGATTGGAGTGTACGGATGAGATGCTGTCCGAGAAAACCTTTTCCACCAGTGATTGTGATACGTTTTGGTCTAAGATCTATTGTTGGAGGTTGGAGGTTGGAGGTTGGAGGATTAGACATGCCTACCTGCAAGAGAATTTCTTAATCCATTTAATTTTCTATCTATACCTTCTGATAAATCACGCAAAGCTAAACATGTTGACTCGTCAAATATTTTTCTCCTTCGAAAAATCTCAATCATTGTTATGGTTTCATAAAGGGACCCCTCTGCTACATAAAGAAACTGCGAAATCAATCTCAAATGTTTATTAGGTGGAATGTTTTCAAGGAGTTCTAATATTTTTTCTGCAAAATCAACTGCCATTCTCCAAACATCAAGTTTTTCAAATGGATATATAAATGCTTCTCGCCTCATACCTCTAACCTCTTCCCTCAAGTCCATAGATTATCTATTTCTCTCGGATTTTTTCGTTGGTAGCGAATGCGTGTTCCGTGTAATAGAAGTCTTTTGTCCGGCACGCGGCGATGCCTTCTCCCGGGGGAGTAAGGCCTACCATCTTTAGGTCGTAATCTACCATAATCTTTACAAGTTCATCGAATGTTATCCGTGGTTGCCAATCAAGTTGTTTGCGCGCCTTTGTGATGTCTGCCTGCAAAACATCCACCTCTGTAGGACGGAAA
The sequence above is drawn from the Syntrophorhabdaceae bacterium genome and encodes:
- a CDS encoding NAD-dependent epimerase, giving the protein MKKALNALSLAEHAEHMEKDRIHQKNRINSMNKNNRILVTGAAGFIGFHLSKRLLEDGYTIVGIDNLNKYYDPRLKKDRLAILLKSPNFTFCKINIANRKKMEQLFSYQTQNDSNKSSIPCKRSKLDNLGKFDYVIHLAAQPGVRYSLTHPFSYIDSNIVGFTNVLEGCRHGKVKHLVFASSSSIYGINAKVPFSVSDNVDHPVSLYAASKKANELMAHTYAHLYGLPCTGLRFFTVYGPWGRPDMAYFSFTKAIIERQTIDVFNFGKMKRDFTYIDDIVEGVVHVIDKIPKSNPNWDRKNPDPGSSYAPYKLYNIGNNNPVKLMRFIELIEANLGGKTRKNMLPMQPGDVPVTYANVEDLMKDVGFKPSTPVEVGIRKFVQWYRDYYGYK
- a CDS encoding GDP-L-fucose synthase; translation: MSNPPTSNLQPPTIDLRPKRITITGGKGFLGQHLIRTLQSRRCRHLSIADLPEYNLVNLSDIRRMYEEQKPDIVIHLAAKVGGIGFNQQNPASLFYENAMMGIQLMHEGYLRNIEKFVALGTICAYPKFTPVPFKEDDIWNGYPEETNAPYGLAKKMMLVQSQAYRQQYDFNSIFLLPVNLYGPGDNFSFKSSHVIPALIRKFHLANLLSRGDFTGIIDDFLRNNDGELEVGGKRFEVKPDSPVDEILAVLKHFGISYSSGLQPSASNLSPSPSGLSPTPSVEIWGTGSATREFFYVKDAAQAIALATENYDKPDPVNIGAGFEISIKDLVNVIIDLIGFKGSIVWNTSKPDGQPRRMLDTNRAMEEFGFQAKTPFIEGLRKTIDWYVSTGETK
- a CDS encoding four helix bundle protein, with protein sequence MDLREEVRGMRREAFIYPFEKLDVWRMAVDFAEKILELLENIPPNKHLRLISQFLYVAEGSLYETITMIEIFRRRKIFDESTCLALRDLSEGIDRKLNGLRNSLAGRHV